The window TCTCCACCTTTGGTCTGGTGGGCAACACCACGGGCGGCATCTACGACGTGGCCCTGACGTTGGGTGTTCCGCTGAACACGCGGGGCGACGTGAATGCCTACGCGCGACTGCGACTCCTCGGGGGCGGCGCGGACGTGACACGCCGCGATATCTACAACTGGGGCAACTTCGGCTTCGCGGTGTTGGGTGTGCAGGCGGACCTCGTGTCCCTGGTGGAGCGGGGCCTCTCGACACCGTGACGGAGCGGGAACATGGTGCGGAGCCATGGACTCGCCCACTTCCCGCACCGTCACCGGCCACATCGACGTCCACCACCGGGGCCATGGCTTCCTCGTCGTGCGGCCCACCCTCACCTCCGAGGGCCTCTCCGCCTTCATCCCGGCCAAGGAGCTGAAGCACCACCTGGCCGACGATGTCGTCTCCGCGAGAATCACCCGCGCGGAGGACGGCCGGTGGAGCGCCAGCGGCTTGTCCCTCGTGCACCGGCCCCGCCAGGAGCTCTATGGCGAGGTAGTGGTGCGCGAGGAGCGCGTGCTGCTCCACCCCGACCGGGACGTGGGCGCGGGCGAGTGGCCCCTGGAGACGGAGGGCGTCGAGGTCCAGCCCGGCGACGCGGTGGTGGGACGCATCGACGAGGACAAGATCCGGTTGGTGCGCAAGCTCGCGCCCGGAGTGGACCGCGCCCTGGAGCGCCTGCTGCTGCGCCATGGCCTGCGCCGCGAGTTCGGCCCGGAGGCCCACGCCGAGGTCCCCCAGGTCCTCGCCCGGCCACTCACGCGGGAGGGCCGGAGGGATCTGCGCGAGGTGCCCACGGTGACCGTGGACTCGCCCACCACCCGCATCATCGATGACGCCCTCTCCGTGCTCCCCGCCGGAGGGGATGGCGCGCTGCGGCTGTTCGTCTCCATCGCGGACGCCGCCGAGTTCATCCCCGAGGGCTCCGCGCTGGATCGCGAGGCGCGCGAGCGGGCCACCAACGTGTACCTCGGAGACACCCTGCTGCCCATGCTCCCCGAGGCGCTGTCGGCGGGCTCGCTCAGCCTGGTGCCGGGCGAGGAGCGGCTGTGCGTCACGGCGGAGCTGCGCATCGATCCGGAAGGACGGGTCACCTCGGTGGATGTCTACGAGAGCCTGCTGCGCTCCTGGGCGCGGCTGAGCTACACCGAGGTGGCGGCGTACCTCGATCGGGGCGAGGTGTCCGAGCCGATGGCCCCGGTGCGCGAGGCGATGCCGTGGTTGCGCGCGGCGGCGGCGCGGCTGGCAGTGGCGCGGGCGGGACGCGGGGGCATCGACCAGACGCGCGACGAGGCCCACTTCACCTTCGATGAAGTCACGGGAGAGGTCTCGGGCATCGAGACCGAGCGGCCCACTTCGGCGCATGCGCTCGTCGAGCGCTTCATGGTGGCCGCCAACGAGGCCATCGCCGGCTGGCTCGTCGAGCGGGGCATTCCCGCCCCCTTCCGCGTCCAGGGGGAGCCCGAGCCCCAGGCCGTGGCGGACCTGGACGCCTTCGCCCTCCACTCGGGCTTCGCCGCGGGCCTGGGCCGCACGCTCACCCCGCTGTCACTCGCCGCGTTCGCCCGGCAGCTCTCCGGTGTGCCCGCGGAGGCCGCGTTGCGCTCGGTGATGTTCAAGGCGCTCGCCTCCTCGCGCTACACCGTGGTGCCCGCCTCCCACTTCGGCCTCGCCGCGCGCGCCTATGTGCACTTCACCTCGCCGCTGCGGCGCTACGCGGACCTCGCCGTCCACCGCGCCCTCAAGCACTACCTGCGCGGCCGGCGGGACTTCCCGCACGAGGATCCGGACGTCGAGCGGCTCTCGCTCCACCTCAACGAGCGCACCCGGCGCGCTCAGCGCGCGGAGAAGGAGCGGCACCGGCTGCTGGAAGCGCGGGTGATGGCCGCGCACGTGGGCCAGGAGTTCACCGGACACGTCACCCGGGTGCGCTCCTCGGGGCTGCTCGTCCAGCTCGACCAGCCCCTCGTGGAGGGATTCCTTCCCCTGGAGTCGCTCCCGGGCGGCCCCTACACACCGGAGGCCCGGGAGACCTCGCTCGTGGGGCCCACACGCTCCTTCACGCTCGGAATGCCGCTCCGGGTGCGCGTGGCCTTCACGGAGGAGCACCCGGGCCGCATCGGACTGACGCTCGTCGAGTAGGCCCGCCGCGTCCTACTTCGCCGGCTTGCGGGCCCGGCGCGCGAGCACCGCCTTCACGTCCTCCAGCGTCACACCCAGCGGCCGCACCGCCACGAGCAGATGGTAGAGGACATCGGCGGCTTCCTCGGCCGCGCGCTCCTTGTCTCCATCCGCGCAGGCCGTCACCAGCTCCGCCGCCTCCTCGCCGATCTTCTTCAGGCGCAGGTTGCGGTCGTCCAGGAGCCGCCGCGTGTAGCTCGGCTTCTCGCCGGGCTCCGGGGCCTTCTTCGCACGCGCGGAGATGGTCCTGTCCAGCGCCACGAGCTCATCCACCGGGCCGATGTCGAAGCACGTCTCCGCCCCGGTGTGACAGGCCGGACCCGCCTTCTCCACCCGGGCGAGCACCGCGTCCGCGTCGCAGTCGGCCGTGAGGGACACCACGCGCTGCACGTTCCCGCTCGTGCCGCCCTTGTGCCACAAGCCCCGCGAGCGCGAGCGGTAGTGCATCTCGCCCGTCTGGATCGTCTTCTCGAGCGCCTCGCGGTCCGCGTGCGCGACCATGAGCAGATCGCCCGTGTGGGCGTCCTGCGTCACCACCGTCACCAGTCCGTTGCCCTTGGTGAAATCCAGCTTCGACAAGTCCAACATCATGTCCCCTTCGCCCCGAGCAACTCGCGCACCTGCGCCGAGAGCACCGCGTTGGTGGCGATGCAGTTGCCGCCGAACGCCGTGCGCTTGCCCGTCCAGTCCGTGAAGACGCCGCCGGCCTCCTCGATGATGGGCTGCAGCGCGGCCGCGTCCCAGGGGGACATCAGCTCGTCGACCATCACCTCGGCCCGGCCGGTGGCCAACAGCAGGTAGCCGTAGCAATCCCCCCAGGTCCGGGAGACGGAAGCCTTGGCCGCCAGGCCCCGCCACGCCGCCCCGCGCTGGGGATACGTGAGGAACCGCTCGTCGGTGGACAACACCAGGGCGCGCGACAGATCCGCCTCGGTCGACACCCTCGTCTGCTTTCCATTCCACCAGCAGCCCTGCCCCGGCGCCGCCACCAGCATCTCCCCCACGGGCGGGAAGTACGCCGCGCCCGCGAGGATCGTCTCCCCCTCGGTCACCGCCACCAGCGTGCCCCACAGCGGCACCCCGCGGATGAACGTCTTGGTGCCGTCGATGGGATCGAGGATCCACCGGCGCCTGGCTCCGGGCCGCGTCTCGCCGAACTCCTCGCCGAGGATGCCGTCCTCGGGGAAGCGCGCTTCAATCCACTCGCGTGCCGTCTTCTCGGCCGTCCGGTCCGCCACCGTCACCGGCGTGCCGTCTCCCTTGGTGTCCACCGTGACGCCCTGGCGGAAGAAGCCCAGTGCCACGTCGCCCGACTTGCGGGCCACTTCCTCCGCCGCCTGCATCAACGAACGCGCATCCATGCTCAATGGCTCCTGATTTCCAGACCACCGCCTCGCAGCAGCGTCTTGATGGCTCCCACCGTGGTGACGCCGTCGTGGAGGATGCCCGCCACCAGCGCCGCGTCCGCCCCACCCTCCCTCAACGCCGCCCGGACATGCTCCGCGTTGCCCGCGCCTCCCGAGGCGATGACGGGCACCGCCACCCCCTCGGCGACGGCCCGCGTCAGCTCCAGGTCATACCCCGAACGGGCACCATCCCGATCGATGCTCGTGAGGAGGATCTCCCCCGCGCCGCGTTTCACACACTCGCGCGCCCAGGCGATGGCATCCAGGTCCGTGGGCTTCTTGCCTCCGTGGGTGTACACGCGCCAGCTCGCCCCGTCGCGCTTGGCGTCGATGCTCGCCACCACACACTGGGCCCCGAAGCGCTCGGCGCACTCGGTGAGCACCTCGGGACGGGCCACCGCCGCCGAGTTGATGCTCACCTTGTCCGCTCCCGCCCGCAGGGCCCGGCCCACGTCGTCCGCCGTGCGCACGCCGCCTCCCACCGTGAGCGGGATGAACAGCCGCTCGGCGGTGCGCCGCACCAGTTCCCACAGCGTGCCGCGCTCCTCCTGGGTCGCGGAGATGTCGAGGAAGGTCACCTCGTCGGCGCCCGCCTCCTCGTAGCGCAGGGCGAGTTCCACGGGATCTCCCACGTCGCGCAGGCCCTCGAACTGGACGCCCTTGACCACGCGGCCGCCCTTCACATCCAGACAGACGATCAGTCGTCGCGTGAGCATCTCACTTCACCTCCAGGGCAACGGCGCCCTTCGTGCTGAACACCACGCCCGAGTCCACCATCGCATCGCGCAGCGCCATGCCGAGCGCCTTGAAGGCCGCCTCCGTCACGTGGTGGCTGTCCTTGCCGCGCAGGATGCGCAGGTGCAGCGTCACGCGGGCGTGCTCGCAGAACGAGCGCATCACGTGCTCGTAGAGTTTGTTGCGCAAGGGGCCGCGGTAATAGAAGCGCCCGCCCACGTCGATGCACGCCTGCACGAGCGCGTCATCCATGGGCACGGTGCGCTCGCCGTAGCGCGCGGCCGTGGCGGGGACGACCTTCTGCACGGCGGTGCCCAGGGTGATGGCCACGTCCTCCATGAGGTGGTGGCGCAAGTCTCCGCGGGCGTGCAGCGTGAGGTCCAACCCCGCGTAGCGCGCGAAGGTGCCGAGCATGTGATCGAAGAAGGGCTGGCCGGTGTCCACTTGGGCGATGCCCTTGCCCAGGGCGATCTGCACCGTGACCTTCGTTTCCTTCGTTTCCCGAACGATGGTTGTCATGCGAACTCCCGCGCGACTTCGGCCGCGTCCAATCTGCCCGTGTACAGCGCCATGCCGATGACGGCCCCGCTGGCCCCCACGCGCCCGAGTGCCCGCAGGTCCTCCAGCGTCGTCACGCCTCCCGAGGCGGACAGCGGATGGCGGCTCGCGCGCACCACCGACTCCACCAGCGGCAGATCCACCCCCTCCATCTGCCCTTCCTTGTGGACGGCCGTGACCAGCAGGCCCCCCAGGGGCAGGCGATCCAACGACGCCAGTACGCTCTCGATGTCGCGCGCGGTGCTGGACGTCCATCCGCGCGTCACCACCTCGCGGCCCTTCACGTCCGCGGCAACCACGATCTGGCCCGGAAAGCGCTCGGCCACCTCGCGCAGCCAGTCCGCGTCCTCGATGGCCCGCGTGCCCACCACCACGGAGGTGGCGCCCAGCATGAGCAACGACTCCACCTTGACCGTGCTGCGCACGCCGCCGCCCACCGAGAAGGTGAGGCCCGGCTCGTGCGTGAGGAGCGCGCGGATGGCGTCCTCGTTGGAGCCCTTGCCCAGGGCGGCGTCGAGGTCCACCACATGGAAGGTCTTGAAGCCGTGCGCGCGCCAGCGCTTGAGGGCTTCCAGGGGATCCTTCACCCGCACGCGCTCGTCGGCATAGGAGCCGCCCACGAGTTGCACGCACGCGCCCTCGCGCAGGTCGATGGCGGGAATGGCGATCATGAGCCCACCTCCTTCAGGAAGGCGTGCACGAAGCGCACGCCCGGGGCCGAGCTCTTCTCCGGATGGAACTGCACACCGAGCACCTTGCCGCGCCGCACCGAGGCCGGGAAGCGATCCCCCTCGTGCGTCGTCCAGCCCACCACCACGTCGGAGTCCTCGGCGCGGCAGGCGAAGCTGTGCGCGTAGTAGACGGTTCCCGGCTTCTCCTCGCGCAGCGCGGTATCCTCCTCCACCGAGTTCCACCCGATGTGGGGCACGTGCTTGGACGTCAGCCGCGTCACCCGGCCCCGGAAGAAGCCCAGGCCCTGGCCCGCTCCCTCGTCGCTGCCCTCGAAGAGCAGCTGCATGCCCAGGCAGATGCCCAGGCACGGCAGGCCGTCATCCAACGCGCGCCGCATCTTCTCGGCGCCCGGGGCCAGGCGCGCCATCGCGGCACCGAACGCCCCCACGCCCGGCAGCACGAGCAGGTCCGTGTCCAGGGCGCGCAGGGGATCCTCCTCCACGTGCACCTTGACTCCCGGCGCCAGCGCGAGCGCCTTGGCGAGGGAGTGCAGGTTGCCAGCTCCATAGTCGAACAGGGTCACTCTCACCGTCGCTCCTCTCGCAGCGCATCGAGCGCCGTCTGAATCACATCCCAGGGCCCGCATCCGATGCGCAGCGCATCGCCAATGCCCGGCAGACCCGCGAAAGCCCGAACGTTCACGTCCCGCGCCCGCATCCGCTCCGCCACCTCGAGCGCTCCGCGCAGCTTCACCATCACGAAGTTGGCCTCGGTGGGCAGGCAGGTGAGCCCCATGCCCTGGAGCTCGGCCACCAGCCGCTCGCGCACGGCGAGGGACTCGGCCACCTTCGCCCGCATCCACGGCACGTCCTCGCGCAGCGCCGCCACGGCCATGCGCTCGGACAGGGCCGTCACCTTGTAGGGCCCGCGGGCCTTCTCCACCTCGGCCACCAGGGCGGGCGCGCCCACCGCGTAGCCCACGCGCATGGACGCCAGCCCGAAGGCCTTGGACATCGTGCGCGACACGAGCACGTTCGGCCGACGCGCCAGGTCCAGGTGACTCTCCCGGGCGAACTCGGCATAGGCCTCGTCGAGCAGGACGAGTCCGGGCGCGCGCTCGATCAGTTGCTCCAGGGCGGCGCGCGAGGCCACCGTGCCCGTGGGGTTGTTGGGCGAGCACACGTAGATGAGCTTCGCCTGGGTGGCGAGCAGCCCCTCCACGTCGATGTCGAAGTCCGGCCGCAGGTTCACCGGGGCGTAGCGCAGGCCGTTGACCTTGGCGAAGTAGGACATCATCACGAAGGTGGGCGAGGGAAAGGCGATGAGCTCGCCCGGCTCGAGGAAGGCGCGCAGGGTGCTGTCGATGACGTCGTCCGAGCCGCACCCGGTGGTGACGCACGAGGTGTCCACGCCGGTGTAGTGGGCCACGGCCTCGCGCAGGTCGGGCGAGTAGCCCACGGGGTAGCGCGTCACCAGGGGGACGGCCACCTCGCGCAGCACGCGCTCGGCGCCAGGCGGCATGCCGAAGAGGTTGGTGTTGTCGCTCAGGTCCACCCGGCAGCGCGCCTTGGAGGGCGAGTAGAGCGGAATGTCCCGGTACGACGCACGCGAGGGCAGGCTCATGATTGCCTCCAGGCACGAGCGGCCTCGGCGTGGGCGAACAGGCCCTCGCTGTCGGCCAGGACGCCCACGTCGTCGGCGAGCCGGGAGGCCGCCTCGCGCGTCACGCGCTGGTACG is drawn from Cystobacter fuscus DSM 2262 and contains these coding sequences:
- a CDS encoding ribonuclease R family protein; translation: MDSPTSRTVTGHIDVHHRGHGFLVVRPTLTSEGLSAFIPAKELKHHLADDVVSARITRAEDGRWSASGLSLVHRPRQELYGEVVVREERVLLHPDRDVGAGEWPLETEGVEVQPGDAVVGRIDEDKIRLVRKLAPGVDRALERLLLRHGLRREFGPEAHAEVPQVLARPLTREGRRDLREVPTVTVDSPTTRIIDDALSVLPAGGDGALRLFVSIADAAEFIPEGSALDREARERATNVYLGDTLLPMLPEALSAGSLSLVPGEERLCVTAELRIDPEGRVTSVDVYESLLRSWARLSYTEVAAYLDRGEVSEPMAPVREAMPWLRAAAARLAVARAGRGGIDQTRDEAHFTFDEVTGEVSGIETERPTSAHALVERFMVAANEAIAGWLVERGIPAPFRVQGEPEPQAVADLDAFALHSGFAAGLGRTLTPLSLAAFARQLSGVPAEAALRSVMFKALASSRYTVVPASHFGLAARAYVHFTSPLRRYADLAVHRALKHYLRGRRDFPHEDPDVERLSLHLNERTRRAQRAEKERHRLLEARVMAAHVGQEFTGHVTRVRSSGLLVQLDQPLVEGFLPLESLPGGPYTPEARETSLVGPTRSFTLGMPLRVRVAFTEEHPGRIGLTLVE
- the hisIE gene encoding bifunctional phosphoribosyl-AMP cyclohydrolase/phosphoribosyl-ATP diphosphatase HisIE, giving the protein MLDLSKLDFTKGNGLVTVVTQDAHTGDLLMVAHADREALEKTIQTGEMHYRSRSRGLWHKGGTSGNVQRVVSLTADCDADAVLARVEKAGPACHTGAETCFDIGPVDELVALDRTISARAKKAPEPGEKPSYTRRLLDDRNLRLKKIGEEAAELVTACADGDKERAAEEAADVLYHLLVAVRPLGVTLEDVKAVLARRARKPAK
- the hisN gene encoding histidinol-phosphatase; protein product: MDARSLMQAAEEVARKSGDVALGFFRQGVTVDTKGDGTPVTVADRTAEKTAREWIEARFPEDGILGEEFGETRPGARRRWILDPIDGTKTFIRGVPLWGTLVAVTEGETILAGAAYFPPVGEMLVAAPGQGCWWNGKQTRVSTEADLSRALVLSTDERFLTYPQRGAAWRGLAAKASVSRTWGDCYGYLLLATGRAEVMVDELMSPWDAAALQPIIEEAGGVFTDWTGKRTAFGGNCIATNAVLSAQVRELLGAKGT
- the hisF gene encoding imidazole glycerol phosphate synthase subunit HisF; protein product: MLTRRLIVCLDVKGGRVVKGVQFEGLRDVGDPVELALRYEEAGADEVTFLDISATQEERGTLWELVRRTAERLFIPLTVGGGVRTADDVGRALRAGADKVSINSAAVARPEVLTECAERFGAQCVVASIDAKRDGASWRVYTHGGKKPTDLDAIAWARECVKRGAGEILLTSIDRDGARSGYDLELTRAVAEGVAVPVIASGGAGNAEHVRAALREGGADAALVAGILHDGVTTVGAIKTLLRGGGLEIRSH
- a CDS encoding imidazoleglycerol-phosphate dehydratase, which codes for MTTIVRETKETKVTVQIALGKGIAQVDTGQPFFDHMLGTFARYAGLDLTLHARGDLRHHLMEDVAITLGTAVQKVVPATAARYGERTVPMDDALVQACIDVGGRFYYRGPLRNKLYEHVMRSFCEHARVTLHLRILRGKDSHHVTEAAFKALGMALRDAMVDSGVVFSTKGAVALEVK
- a CDS encoding HisA/HisF-related TIM barrel protein, whose protein sequence is MIAIPAIDLREGACVQLVGGSYADERVRVKDPLEALKRWRAHGFKTFHVVDLDAALGKGSNEDAIRALLTHEPGLTFSVGGGVRSTVKVESLLMLGATSVVVGTRAIEDADWLREVAERFPGQIVVAADVKGREVVTRGWTSSTARDIESVLASLDRLPLGGLLVTAVHKEGQMEGVDLPLVESVVRASRHPLSASGGVTTLEDLRALGRVGASGAVIGMALYTGRLDAAEVAREFA
- the hisH gene encoding imidazole glycerol phosphate synthase subunit HisH, which encodes MRVTLFDYGAGNLHSLAKALALAPGVKVHVEEDPLRALDTDLLVLPGVGAFGAAMARLAPGAEKMRRALDDGLPCLGICLGMQLLFEGSDEGAGQGLGFFRGRVTRLTSKHVPHIGWNSVEEDTALREEKPGTVYYAHSFACRAEDSDVVVGWTTHEGDRFPASVRRGKVLGVQFHPEKSSAPGVRFVHAFLKEVGS
- a CDS encoding pyridoxal phosphate-dependent aminotransferase, translated to MSLPSRASYRDIPLYSPSKARCRVDLSDNTNLFGMPPGAERVLREVAVPLVTRYPVGYSPDLREAVAHYTGVDTSCVTTGCGSDDVIDSTLRAFLEPGELIAFPSPTFVMMSYFAKVNGLRYAPVNLRPDFDIDVEGLLATQAKLIYVCSPNNPTGTVASRAALEQLIERAPGLVLLDEAYAEFARESHLDLARRPNVLVSRTMSKAFGLASMRVGYAVGAPALVAEVEKARGPYKVTALSERMAVAALREDVPWMRAKVAESLAVRERLVAELQGMGLTCLPTEANFVMVKLRGALEVAERMRARDVNVRAFAGLPGIGDALRIGCGPWDVIQTALDALREERR